The genomic window TCTCATTTGTTGGCACCATGCTGCAAGCCAGGCAAATTCAGACGTGGTCATCCTGAGCTGCTGCCTCTCcgtccccacctccacccacgTCTCACAGTGCTAATGAGAAATTCGTCAAGAACACTAACGTGATCAGTTGACTGGCTGAAAAAACCCTCAGTGGCCCCCACCGCTGGGCCAGGAACAGCGAGCGCAGCTTTCAAGACTGCTCATCCTCTGACATTCAGGACGTCTGCTCTTCCAAAAAGAACAAATAAGGAATTTCAAGGAGAGCCTTCTGAAGATTAGACTGTAAAACCCATGTTCGATCAGTGATACGTTAATTCCTGGTGACGGGGTGGAGAGGAACCGATTGCCCAGCCCTGGTGTCCTGGTCCTCCTTTGCCCTCTCACGGACAGGCCCTAgctccttttctctttgttccttaaTCACTGTGGCTTCCTAGTGAAGCTCCAGGTCCTCTTCTCTTCCAACTCTAGTCAGTCAGCTCCCTTAGACAATCCTTATTTACAGCATCTCTTCATTCTATTGCTAAAAGCACAACAGCAAAATGTCCGTTGCGTTACGGAATGGAACATGATCTGGAATATAGAATTTTTCCGTTTTGGGGTGTAGATCAGTAGGTCATATGAGCTATCCAACAGAGAAATATAATAATGCATAATTGGATGCTATTAGTTAAAATGGGATTTCACCCACAAATTTCTATGTAAATATAATTTCACTACCTAATTAGGACAATGGAAAAGTAcagatttctcctttttccaCAAGTTTCCATCTGTTccacacaaacaaaagaaacttaTTCAGAAATTGACTAACCAGATATTTTTCCCTAAGGAAATAAggcaaaatggggaaaaaatcccctgatatttaaaaaaaggtGTTCATAGAAATAATCTAAACATCCTATCATAGGAAAATGGTTAAGCAGGTTGTGTTAGTCACTTGATAGAACGTTACCTAGTTGTTAACAACTATATGGACACCAGGGAAAAACACAGACCCAGCAGTGCTAGTTTCCATCTGCTAGGAAGTGGCCTCCTCACACAGTGACAGCGGCTTGCCTTGGTAAAATGACCACGGTCCAGGGTccagctctctctttctcatctagGGAACCTGATTTTGTCAGCACTCCAAAAACAGATTTCAGATCTGGAACATAAGCTCACACTGAACAAGTTAATgagacaaacaaataaaccagaacatgatattttttttaaatttaaaatgaagcaTTAATTGCCAAAGAAACAACCCTTGCAGGCTGTTCTCACCTCGTAGGCATTCTTATGCCTGGAAAGCCAAATCATTGCAAAGGGCTGCTCAGTGGGCGCTGAATCAGAACAGAGGGAGATCGATGAACTGACTCACCAACATGTGGGATCATATTGCCAGCGGGGACAAGACTACGCTAAGGCCGGTAGTTACAATCCTGTGCTTCTCTCTTTATTCGAGACTGCACCTGACGACCTCACACAGAGAACAAGGGACATTAGCAAAGGCTCTCAGCCCCCAGCAAAGCCTCCGGCAGGAACTACCAACGACCGCCTtcgtgttttctttttctaagcttCTAAGGCTGACCCACACCTCTTCTCTATCACTTTCTTTCTTTAGACATGTTATGTAGCTTAATCAACTTCCTCCTGGGCTGGGGTTCATCCTTAAAATGACCGGTATGTCTGCTCTAATAAGCTGCGTATTGATTTTAAATCAACAAAGGACACGTAACacaatattaatttcttagaTCGGGTGGAAATGCAGGATAAAAACTGTATGTCCTTTACGACTACAACTCTATACTAAGAGCATGGATTCTGGAGTCTGAGTGAAATCCCGGCTTTGCCACTTCCCAGACGTGTGacgttgggcaagtcacttcacctctctgagtctcagtttcctcagactgaaaaatggggagaataaccaGTACCTTCCTCATAAAGTTGTTGTAATGAGTTGATATACACATACACTAAAACACAAAGCAAGTGCCGAACAGATATCAGCTATTACATAGGTACATACATACGTTTTAAGGGGTGTAGGGAAGACAACTGGAAGGTAACACCCTAAATCTCTACTGGTGGTTCTGTGAGGTTGGTATAATATCAGGAGTTTTTCCTTTCCATACTTCCAAATGTGATTAATTTAatgttaataattaaaaaatgcagcagacggggccagccccatggcctagtgggtaagttggcacgctctgcttcggtgccctgggttcagttcccaggcacggacctagacCACTGCTGTGGCCacgacccatatacaaaacagaggaagactggcacaggtgttagctcagggtgaatcttcctcagcaaaaaaaaaaaaaaaaaaaaacacaaacagtaGAAATTCTGTGTCTGTTCCCTCAATAAGAATCTAATGTGCACAGCATTATTAGAGATTAAGTAAAGTAGTAGAAACACTGTCCTTTCATCAAAAGACTGCTAAGATAGTTGAGGAAAAAGAGTTAATAATAAGATGTACATTTACAAAACCATACGAAAACAAAGGAAGCGCCTGATGACATGACCTGAATGCTAACAAAGTGAATGAATAAGAAGGAAGGGTTCTTAAGGAGAAGATGAGTGAAAAGGAGGGACAGAACCGAGgcggccagaacaaaggcccagAACTGGCAACGCACAGGACACTCGGGGATGGTAAGCAGCCCAAGGCGGATGCGAGAAGGGGACCGATCACGCTGGCGCCCAGAGAGGCAGAGGGTAAAGAAAGAGCCCCAAGGGCTTAACATGGGAGGAAGAAAAAGCCTACAGCTTTACAAAATAAACTACCACTATAGCATGAGGACCTTACCTGTGAGTAAAACTATATCTCCAAGAAACACTGTAAATGCCCAAAACGCTGCCGTCCTCCACAGAAAAACCTTCTTCTTGACTTCTGATTGGTCAATCACCGTAATTGTTGCTAAAGGCACTTTAGAGCCAGAATTTGGtccagattttatatttatttctttcacaTGACATGGAGATAACACCATGACTAGACAATTATACTTCTGACTTTTAGAACCACAATTTTTGATTAATGATGTTTTTTTAACCCCGTGAAATTTAGACACATTCCTCTGGCCCATTTCTACAGGAGGATCTCTTGCATTAGAAACCAACTTCATTTTCTTAGATACTTGGAGGACCTTAGACAGAGCTTTAGAATGCCCCAGTTTATCTTCAGAGGTCCGATTTCTTTTACCAGAACTTTTGAGGAAGGTATTTCCTTGGGAACACAGTATTCCCGAGCTACAGGACTCAATACATATCTCATCTGGTAGCAgtttattttcaaaagtgaaaatttCTTGGGATCCTGTATTTTCTTCAAGACCTTTATCAGAGTTTATGCGAATGTTGCTACTTTCCGTTTCAGGACAAACAGGACTAAAAAGTTCAAGGGAATATGCTTCGGTTTGTCCACTTTCAGATCCTTCTGCAAAACCATCATTCGGCTTTATCAAATTATCTTCCCTTTTTCTCATTTCCCCGTGACTCGCCTTTGGTTCAATCTCCATGTTTACAATTCCTTTATTTACAGAATTCTGCCCTTTATACTTCCTTTGAGCTAAAAAGGCGACCTGGCTAGAGGTCATTACACTGAGAAATTCAGTATCAGTAGATATGTTGAGGGCTGAGTCCTTCCTCGCTGCTCTTTTAGATCTTGGCTCGTCTACTGTGCTAGAAGGAAAGAATTCCAGACGCTGGGTTTGTCTTTCATGATGTCCTGTTGGCACACGCTTTGTCTCAGCAGCTTCTGGCCCTATGTTAATCTGTTCGGTACCACAGACCAAATCCAGTATAGCTGCACACTTAGGATCTAAGTGAAGGGAATTTTTTGGAAAGTTTTGGCCACATATATTTGACTGATCTTTATGCTGTTCATCTGCGATTTTCTTATTTTCACTGAAAAGCTGTTGACACTTTTCTTCCTCAGTCAAATGCTGAACTCTGCCCTTAAATCCACATATTTGCACATCAGAGTTAGGTATACCACTCATCTCTAACGGGGGAATCTTGTGGGATTTTGTGGTCTCTGTTTCAGAAATACAACGTACAAAGTCATCCTTCACATGAGCAGATCTATTCACAGAGTTTGCTAAAAAATGACCGTTAAGGAGATCTGAAGGGCCAGCAGCGTCTAGGACCTGACAGTCTTCAAGATTTTTGTGCTTGCATTTGTCATCCTTCAGATGTAAAGAATGTTGATTGTATAAAAGCTGAATCTTTTTCCAGGGGTCCGTGGTGGACACTAAAGAAGTGGGCTCCTGTGATACTGTCATTTTCAATGGACCAATTGGAGCACCCCAAAAAATGTGTACTTGAGATCCTCCACTCATggtttctgaaaaaaatgaaaaatttaaaatgagcATTTTGTCAGTAGATGTTTATAACTTAATAATATACCAAAAGCAAATGTAATATAAACTATGaatcaaaaatataattaatagaaGTGATTTATTTTGGTACTCCATTTAATGATAAAATTCATAAATGTACAAGAAATCataaggagaaatcaaaatatcCACCAAAAAAGCTCACATAAAGActttctttaaggaaaataaaactagtATATTAACATCAAATGAGTAAATAAACTTGTATAAACTTACACCATGTAAATGACAAGTTAGGAAAAGGCATTTGTTTAACTGTATTATAGTCACCTttaaatttcctgttttctttactCCCTAGATTATTTTAGTAAGTGTAGGGCTTCCTTCCTTCAACTGTGAACTCAATTTCCAAGACCAAAATACAAGGCTCAAaccagaagggagagaaaattttaaaattgaggcTCTCCTCGAAATATACAAGTGACTGTATTATCTATCTTTACTGTAATCTGTTAGCACAATCAATAATTGCTTCcagattttttaatcttctctaaaatacaaatagaaagaTTGAGTAGTCCTTTGTAATATATAGATAAAAGAATCAttataatttaaactttttttcattaACTGTGGCACCTGATATAAATAAGCATCAAATTTACCGAGATAACAATAAAGAATCATACCACAATATACTGGATAATAACTGACTTTCAAAAAGTATTGATTAAACAGATTTATTCCTagagttggctgaaaatttttttacAGTGCTACAGGGACAAAAAGACAGATAAGGTTCTTGGCCTAAAGGAACTGTCAGCCTggttttgaaaaaacaaaaagtagagaaaggtaGTGAATGTAAACTTAAcagtttcaaaatacattatgTAACAAATACCATAAACTATAAAAGGGGAAACAATAACGCTACCAGAAGGCGAGCATTGTGGCTAACAGCATGAGAACAAAAGAAACAGTATCTGTAAAAGGCAGAGTTATGAAAGACGTGGTAACCATTAAGAACTTTTGAATACATTACAGAGTCCCTTGTGAAAAGGTAAGAAGGTTTCGAATCATGAAAAGTCCGCGTGGATGTATCGGAAGTGTACACAGGAAAGGAGGAACAAGCCAAGAAATGACAGCTGTAATCCTCAGGGATTCTTATCATTCCTTGAAGATTTGCTCACTGTCACCTCTTCCAAATCGAATAAGCTCTCCGATTACAATTCTTGTGATTTCAATAGCAATGGGGATGATCTTTCCAATACCTGGCCTCTTGGTTCCTtgacctcctctcctgccctgatTTTATTCTCCACCTTACATCAGTCATCCATTCTCAGAAACATATACCCTACAATTATCAACAACTGCAGACCCTTCCCTAATTTCAATTTTAAGCTTTTAACTCTCTGACTACTTTCTCCTATCTTCCAACCCACTCCCTCTGGATGCACAGCTCCCACAATCCTCTGACCACGTGGGACCTACCTCGAGCGCATCGATCATACCACGTTTTACAGCCTCACTCTTCACTTCCCTCCTTAACCAGCTTAGATTCCACGGTCCACTGTTATAATCACTCCCTCTCATACCTCTCTAATTCTACCGCTCTCCTCTCTAAGGCTCTCGCCCAGCTAAATTCGAACACTAGTTGAATCATCATCCGCTCTGTACCTGTAGCCCAAAGGCTGGAAGTAACTAGGAATAAAAACATACACCATCATCTGACGACTAGTCTCATTTTGTGTTCATTACCATTAACCTCAAGGTGGCACCTAGCAATCCTATCTTTCCCTATCCATTCACTCTCCAAGATAACTCTTTTATACCTTTTCACTCTTTAAAATCTCCACCGTCTCCTCCCCTCTCAAGTGCAGCTGGTGACCATGCTACCATTTCCATTTACAAGTTCTCAACAACATATCTATCAACCACCCCAATCACACCCTATACTTTGCCCACCTTCCTGTTACTCAGGATGACCTGTCCACGCTTCTCTGAAAGGCCATCCCCTTCCCATTACACATTAGGTCTTACTCCCACTTTCCTACTCAGGCTCCAACAATTCTCCCCTTCTCTTGTACATCCCTGATTCTTCTCTCTGTACTGGAGCATCCTCATCAACACTCAAACACGCTGTTAGTTTCTCTCATGCTGGTATTCCTCTCCGCCTATCCCCCTCCACCTATTGCATCATTTTTCTGCTCCCCTCTAcagaaaaattccttgaaagaattGTCTACACTCCCTCTGCTCCTGTTTTCTCTTAAACCCACTCCAGTTCAGCTTTGGTCAAAACCACTCCACTGAGACAGCGTATTTCAAGGCCTCTAATAACCCCCTCATTGCCCTCAGTCAACCCTCCACTTTCAGCATACTCAGCCTATCAGCATCCTTTGCCACTGCTGACCACTCCTTCCTTCTGGAACACTCTTTCATTTGGCTTCAGGGACACCCCATCCTCTTGATTCCCATTCTCCTCATACTACTTCCCCGGTTGCTCCTTCTcggtctcctttgctggctcctcGTCTCAACATCTTGCTCAAGGGCCAAGTACCAGATCTCTCTCTCAACTCACTCCCTAGATGATTTCATTCAGTCCCAGGGCTCTAAAACCTCTATCCGCTAATGACGACCACACGTACATTTCCATCACACCCTCTCCTCTCAAAGCCCGAATCCTTATCCAACTTTCTACTTACTCCTCCTCACCACAAAAACAGACACCTTTGCAGAAATGAGTTAACATAGAAGGCCTGAGACTACTGTCTTAAAGAGGCCTGCTTGTAGGGTGGGCCCTTGGCTGCAATCTGTGAATTTAGATTTCATGAGGGTTCCCACCACTCCTTGCTAAGAATGGCTCTCTGTACCTAAACTGTCTATGTAGACAATGTTATGATAAACACTTGCTTTCCTTCTGAGAGACTGGAATTCTGGTATGTGCTAGGCAGAGGGCAGCTGTGTGACCAGGACAccttagagaaatggctggttCCAGGTCTGGAGAAGGAAATGTATATGATGAACTGGAAACACCTCATCATACCAGAAAGCAAAAAAACTATGCAAGACTACTGGGTTTTTGTGTCAAAAGAACTCAGGAGCCAACTTAAGAGGCTCCCACTGGACAAAATTGGGCAATCTGAGCATCAATAAGGATGATTATGGTAATGAACTGGAGcacatcaaatatgtttaaatccatgagttcatacaGATAAAAACAGACTCAGTCAATGATTGCCTTTGGAGGATACCGGATgattaaataattgttttaaaaattggtgaatgaaaggaaagaaaatttatcctttctTTACTGACAGTATCTCAGGACGATCAACTATTTAATGAGAGGAAGTCTCTCTTTATGGAGGTATTCTGCTaataaacagcaacaacaaaaggaaTGATGGAATAGCACCGTTTTGCAGCTCCTAATGAATTAGTGGATTTCCTAGGCAATGATCATTAATGATCATTAATGATCACAAGGTAGATGTTATAAGGAAGAACGGAGGGTATCTGTAGATTGAGACCAATTCACAACGTATGGACCTTATTTAGATCCTGATTTGAAGACAcaagtgtaaaaatattttaagataattggAGAAACAAATGTAACAGATACTTTATAACATAAAGGGACTACTGCTATTTTTTAGTGGGATAATGTTACTGAGGCTCTGTTTGAAAGAGCTCTGTGCTGGAGATGCATAATGAGTGCTTGCAGATAAAATGGTGTGACGTCTCAGATTTCTCTAGAACactgggaggggagaaggagtgCGGGTGTAGAGGAAAGAAGATGGGCCACGTGTTGACAACCGTTGAAGCAGGTGATGCCACACAGAGAGTTCACTCCACTCATCTCTCTACTTTTCACGTTTTAAATATCCTACAGTACAAGTCTTCTTTTTGGTGTTGTTTCTAAGAAATACTATTTCATACTCAAAGAACTGGGAAAAGATTTAAGCAGTGTAATGATACTCTTAGACTGATTGGTAGAACAGTAAATCGGCATACCACCTTGAAGAATAATTTGGTAAAGCTGAGGATGCACATGGCACACGACCAAATAATTCCACTCCCAAGTTTCCACCCTGGAGAACTCTCGTACATACATACACAAGAAAACACGTACAGGAACGACCATGGGCGACTTCATAGGCAAAATTCTTAGAACCTAAAAGTCCATGAAGAGGACAATGGATAAATCATGGAATATTCAGAGAAAGACTATTATATGGCAGCAAAAATAAAGGACCAAGAGTTACATGTCAACTTGGTTACCTCTTACAAAcataattttaagtaaaagaagcaaTCTGAAGAATATATAACTTACGACAGCAAtatattgagtttttaaatatgCTTGAGAATAAAACACCAGCTTCAGGATTGTGGTCACCTCTGGGAGCGAGGAAGGGGAGGTGATAGGCAAAGGGCACACAAAGAGCTTCAAAGGTActgaacacattttattttctgcaacTAGGTGTGTCTACAGAGGTGTTTCTTATActgttcagaaatattttataatataaaaatgtcctagaaagaaaaacactgagggggccggccccgtggccgagtggttacgttcgtgcgctcggcttcggtggcccagggtttcacgggttcggatcctgggcgcggacatggcaccacctgtcaagccatgctgaggcagcatcccacatgccacaactacaaggacccacaactaaaaatacacaactatgtaccaaggggctttggggagaaaaagaagaaaaaaaagaaaaaagaagaagaaaattggcaacagttcttagctcagctgccaatcttaaaaaaaaaaaaaatactgagaagCAAGATTAAGGACAAATTTTTTAaggtttctatattttaaaagttttcttgtgATGCATAATGAATGTGTACTATTTTCCTAATAATCAAATCTTTTTTGTTTGGTCATTCAGGCTTTTCTTTCACAATCTTCAAACTGAGTATGACATTCAATAGTCATGAAACAATGGCCCTAAATCCAACATGGCAGAACAAGAGCTGAGGACAATGATGGCAGCTGTTCATGTATTAAAGATATACCGTAATTTTCAAACAGTTTATAATAGTGAATAATTACCAAGGAAACCAAATTATAGTAAGTTTATGTGTCAAGTTTTGACCCATAACAAACCAAAGAGTACTAAGCATCGCTAATTACTACAACCACATTCTGTCACAGGCTAATTGTTCCGAGGAACtcagggtgggtttggaagcatttaactgtttttcctaattgtttcttccccttttttatgttaaggagatgcaatcaccaacttCCCTGAACCAGACCAGGCCTCACCCCAAGAGCTAAGCCTAGGAcctctgccttatttttaatgctaagatctccccaggaggagcttaggcctcaTTAttgtaacctgcagtgtatgtggaagcagcttttccagctgagcctgagcaagtgaatacccacctcccccttttgaatattcatttctcATCCCAAATAAAtgtctctgcttccctttgcTCAGGGAGCCATGACTTGGGAAATGATTccacatggtctcctatttgctgcaaatatactttactttgtgagacaactacttctggtgcagAGTCTGGTTTAATTCACcgggagggaacccactttggttttgaTAACAATATCCCACCCCCATCTAACCCTCATAGAAAGAATAACCTGCACAAGGAATGACTGGTATATTAGACCTGACTGACATTTTACCATTTAAGCGTCATTCTTTGATTGGCCACTAGGGggcaaaaacagcaaaaaaacttcaaaagagATCAAAACcaagtgggagagggagaaatacACTATCTGACACGTGGATGGGAATACTTAGATATATTGGAATCAAATGCATAAACTCACTATGATAATCAATTCCCTTCTCTTGAATCTTTGGGTTTCTCTCCAACGGTTTCTCCCCTTTAGCATAAAATccttaaagacaaaataaagagacAAACTTCTATGTTGTTTCTTTGTTCTCACTCCCCATTTATTCTTCAACTCACTTAAAAATGGCTCTTACTCTAATTATTTTGCCATAATGCTTTCTACTATGGAAACCAATGACCTTTAACAGCCAAATCCAAAGGTCAGTTTTCAGTCCTTATCTTTCTGCCATTTGAAATCGTTTATTAATGTCTCTTTCCTGAAAcgttctactttttttttgatTCTGTGAGACAAGCaaattggaattcttctgtgCTTAAAAGACGGATGATTATTGGTTTACTCATTCAATCACTCACGTAACAAACACTTAATACTACGCGCCAGGCATTATGCTACTGGGAATTCAGCAATAATAACAAGGAGCTTGACGGTGGTGCTTAGGGTCTactgggagagagaaaatgacacaGGATTAAACGGACAGGTGTCCCTAGAGGGAGACGCCTGGGGCAACTCAAACAAAACAGGACTGTCCATTACCTGCATTTTTCATCGACTGTTTGGACTATGGTTAGGGACAAAATTTTGAAACTGAATTTAAATAATATTCAGAGAAAAGGAGTCAATACAGGCCCCAAGTCCTCCCTACTCCCACCCCAACACAGGAGCCAGGAAGGCAGCCTCAGGGACCTCACCCAAGGGGCAGCCCTCTCTGTGGCAGCTCCAAAGCGCTGAGAGCCAGCGAAGGCACTCACCGCTTCTGGGTCCTCACTTCATTTTCTCCTGAACGTCCTCAGACTGTGGGGGAGTGGTCttggccacgccaagatatgtctctttggcatgaggattatttgaggctgctTTCTTTGCAGAcgggaaagcaactgaaaagtagaatttacttactctttgtaagagacatttacattgtaaaggaactctccatctgtaaagatatctccctctgtaccaggaagaaggggagatgaccttatctctagaaactcttaatcaatggggaaggcaaggacttaaatctgcatttgtttattgtgcttgtctggtaacctcctgtaactgacttccttcctcctcccaacattggcatttctttaaggattaagcatctttccttaggctaggaactgattgctgcactcacctgtgaccacccagctcaagaaaatagacttgcctcctgctacctgctgtgtccatcaagcgctgtgcctaCAGGgcgatcttgtgactattgtgggagggacatttcaatcctatgtgaaacatcctcgctggggctatataaccactctgtgcaccccacttcttcagtgccctttcttccttcgggaagaaaggctccgggccatggtcctcataaagctttgtttaattttctcttgctgtcctgtctcatgtgaatttaattcgttctccggccagatgaacccacattaggtagaggaaaagtcttcctgcCCTACAAGGCTGACttctatttcctctctctcctaggACAACGGTGAAGTCCAAATTGTCACAGAAGTACTCAGAGTACTTCACCCCTCCAATTGTGAAACTCTCTCCGTTTCTAGGACACTGCTCCTTCCTAACCAGCAATGCCACCTCTccaattcttctttctctctctcatcttccttgggccatctctttcttttcattccagACAGCTCCGCAGTTCATCCAACCCCACCCGTTTAACTACTCAATATCCAGTTATGCCTTACCAATCTATACCGAACCAACCAGTCCCCCTAACAGCAGATTATACTTCCAGTATCACTACATGTGACACAATCACAGTACACAAAAAACCAACGTTCTATTTAGCCTCTTTCTTGAGGGGAAAATCTGACTAAATGACTCTATATCTAGACTAGAGTATACAGTCCTTGGATTCAAGTTGGATATGGGTTATGGCTCTGAGCTCATGAGGCCACAGTCCCTGAGGTGCAGAGCCCTACCTGCCCCCTAGGTAGGGGAAGACACCCAGGGACAGGAAGCAGTCATGAGAGCTCAGAGAAGACCTCCCAGGACAAGATGGCGTCTGAAACCACTCAAAGTTCTATTAAACACAAGGTTATTTATATGTAATAATTACTTCATGTACCTTCACTTATTTGTCTAAATATATACCCCTGTAAGTGTGGgactcctcctccccccccccaaaaaaatattgACTAGAAAGTATGCTATTGTTAATTCAAAAAAGAGTAATTTTTGAAGAAGTCTTTATTGCTAAGGCTGCTGCTACTAAATCTTCTAGTTTACAAGCATAGGAGTTGTGAGTGCGTGAGCAGGGCAATGGGATGTGGTGATTAGGGCAAAAATACACAGACTGAGTGTTAAGTTATGGACAAGTGATCAATTTCAGTGATTCTAGGCTATGTTTTGGGTGTACTCAGAG from Equus asinus isolate D_3611 breed Donkey chromosome 2, EquAss-T2T_v2, whole genome shotgun sequence includes these protein-coding regions:
- the SHLD2 gene encoding shieldin complex subunit 2 isoform X2, which produces MAGRARAAQGAGPPPPLPPPGPPWRRACRRALGGAHGGGARTPSGRQDLRGGGVSETMSGGSQVHIFWGAPIGPLKMTVSQEPTSLVSTTDPWKKIQLLYNQHSLHLKDDKCKHKNLEDCQVLDAAGPSDLLNGHFLANSVNRSAHVKDDFVRCISETETTKSHKIPPLEMSGIPNSDVQICGFKGRVQHLTEEEKCQQLFSENKKIADEQHKDQSNICGQNFPKNSLHLDPKCAAILDLVCGTEQINIGPEAAETKRVPTGHHERQTQRLEFFPSSTVDEPRSKRAARKDSALNISTDTEFLSVMTSSQVAFLAQRKYKGQNSVNKGIVNMEIEPKASHGEMRKREDNLIKPNDGFAEGSESGQTEAYSLELFSPVCPETESSNIRINSDKGLEENTGSQEIFTFENKLLPDEICIESCSSGILCSQGNTFLKSSGKRNRTSEDKLGHSKALSKVLQVSKKMKLVSNARDPPVEMGQRNVSKFHGVKKTSLIKNCGSKSQKYNCLVMVLSPCHVKEINIKSGPNSGSKVPLATITVIDQSEVKKKVFLWRTAAFWAFTVFLGDIVLLTDVTIHDDHWVGERVLQSTFTSQLLNLGSYSSVQPEEYSSMVSDVVLQDLLAYVSSKHSYLKDLPQRRPQKMNSIEFVELACLRPDILVHAVVRVVDITVLTEAVYSYRGQKQRKVMLTVEQTQGQHYVLVLWGPGAAWYPQLQRKKDYIWEFKYLFVQRNCVLENLELHTTPWSSCESLFDDDIRAVTFKAKFQKSAPSFVKMSDLAVHLEDKCSGVILIKAQILELVFPTTAAQKIALNARSSLKSIFSSLPNIVYTGCAKCGLELETDENRIYRQCFSCLPFTMKKIYYRPALMTIADGIYKVCVHVGSQLIEKILLDISPDWLSRAIAPPAEVTYGMVAADLLHALLAGGGAPCVVKVQSLFLLDENSYPLQQDFSLLDFYPDNVSPPPRPSLRPGEKIAGASRTSPEMVRLLK
- the SHLD2 gene encoding shieldin complex subunit 2 isoform X3; this translates as MSGGSQVHIFWGAPIGPLKMTVSQEPTSLVSTTDPWKKIQLLYNQHSLHLKDDKCKHKNLEDCQVLDAAGPSDLLNGHFLANSVNRSAHVKDDFVRCISETETTKSHKIPPLEMSGIPNSDVQICGFKGRVQHLTEEEKCQQLFSENKKIADEQHKDQSNICGQNFPKNSLHLDPKCAAILDLVCGTEQINIGPEAAETKRVPTGHHERQTQRLEFFPSSTVDEPRSKRAARKDSALNISTDTEFLSVMTSSQVAFLAQRKYKGQNSVNKGIVNMEIEPKASHGEMRKREDNLIKPNDGFAEGSESGQTEAYSLELFSPVCPETESSNIRINSDKGLEENTGSQEIFTFENKLLPDEICIESCSSGILCSQGNTFLKSSGKRNRTSEDKLGHSKALSKVLQVSKKMKLVSNARDPPVEMGQRNVSKFHGVKKTSLIKNCGSKSQKYNCLVMVLSPCHVKEINIKSGPNSGSKVPLATITVIDQSEVKKKVFLWRTAAFWAFTVFLGDIVLLTDVTIHDDHWVGERVLQSTFTSQLLNLGSYSSVQPEEYSSMVSDVVLQDLLAYVSSKHSYLKDLPQRRPQKMNSIEFVELACLRPDILVHAVVRVVDITVLTEAVYSYRGQKQRKVMLTVEQTQGQHYVLVLWGPGAAWYPQLQRKKDYIWEFKYLFVQRNCVLENLELHTTPWSSCESLFDDDIRAVTFKAKFQKSAPSFVKMSDLAVHLEDKCSGVILIKAQILELVFPTTAAQKIALNARSSLKSIFSSLPNIVYTGCAKCGLELETDENRIYRQCFSCLPFTMKKIYYRPALMTIADGIYKVCVHVGSQLIEKILLDISPDWLSRAIAPPAEVTYGMVAADLLHALLAGGGAPCVVKVQSLFLLDENSYPLQQDFSLLDFYPDNVSPPPRPSLRPGEKIAGASRTSPEMVRLLK
- the SHLD2 gene encoding shieldin complex subunit 2 isoform X1 — encoded protein: MAGRARAAQGAGPPPPLPPPGPPWRRACRRALGGAHGGGARTPSGRQDLRGGGVSGLCAARASTLGGVCAETMSGGSQVHIFWGAPIGPLKMTVSQEPTSLVSTTDPWKKIQLLYNQHSLHLKDDKCKHKNLEDCQVLDAAGPSDLLNGHFLANSVNRSAHVKDDFVRCISETETTKSHKIPPLEMSGIPNSDVQICGFKGRVQHLTEEEKCQQLFSENKKIADEQHKDQSNICGQNFPKNSLHLDPKCAAILDLVCGTEQINIGPEAAETKRVPTGHHERQTQRLEFFPSSTVDEPRSKRAARKDSALNISTDTEFLSVMTSSQVAFLAQRKYKGQNSVNKGIVNMEIEPKASHGEMRKREDNLIKPNDGFAEGSESGQTEAYSLELFSPVCPETESSNIRINSDKGLEENTGSQEIFTFENKLLPDEICIESCSSGILCSQGNTFLKSSGKRNRTSEDKLGHSKALSKVLQVSKKMKLVSNARDPPVEMGQRNVSKFHGVKKTSLIKNCGSKSQKYNCLVMVLSPCHVKEINIKSGPNSGSKVPLATITVIDQSEVKKKVFLWRTAAFWAFTVFLGDIVLLTDVTIHDDHWVGERVLQSTFTSQLLNLGSYSSVQPEEYSSMVSDVVLQDLLAYVSSKHSYLKDLPQRRPQKMNSIEFVELACLRPDILVHAVVRVVDITVLTEAVYSYRGQKQRKVMLTVEQTQGQHYVLVLWGPGAAWYPQLQRKKDYIWEFKYLFVQRNCVLENLELHTTPWSSCESLFDDDIRAVTFKAKFQKSAPSFVKMSDLAVHLEDKCSGVILIKAQILELVFPTTAAQKIALNARSSLKSIFSSLPNIVYTGCAKCGLELETDENRIYRQCFSCLPFTMKKIYYRPALMTIADGIYKVCVHVGSQLIEKILLDISPDWLSRAIAPPAEVTYGMVAADLLHALLAGGGAPCVVKVQSLFLLDENSYPLQQDFSLLDFYPDNVSPPPRPSLRPGEKIAGASRTSPEMVRLLK